The proteins below come from a single Pedobacter aquae genomic window:
- the miaE gene encoding tRNA-(ms[2]io[6]A)-hydroxylase: MSDKTMFKLQLPTDPFWVKNVVESNIEEILTDHAYCEQKAATNAITLIIQNPNVPELVQEMAELVKEEMDHFKRVHEIIIKRGYTFGKERKDNYVNELLKFLKKGGGENQRTENMVDRLLLAAMIEARSCERFKVLSEHVADNELAAFYHELMISEATHYTLFIGLARKYGKGIDVEKRWQEWLDYEGVIIKSYGKSETIHG, from the coding sequence ATGAGCGATAAAACCATGTTTAAATTACAATTACCAACAGACCCATTTTGGGTAAAAAATGTGGTAGAAAGTAATATCGAAGAAATTTTAACAGACCACGCCTACTGCGAACAAAAGGCAGCTACCAATGCCATTACCCTCATTATCCAAAACCCCAATGTGCCAGAATTGGTACAAGAAATGGCGGAATTGGTGAAAGAAGAAATGGACCATTTTAAGCGTGTGCATGAAATCATCATTAAAAGAGGTTATACTTTTGGCAAAGAGCGTAAAGACAATTACGTTAACGAGCTCTTGAAATTCTTGAAAAAGGGCGGAGGCGAAAACCAAAGAACAGAAAATATGGTTGACCGTCTTTTGCTTGCCGCGATGATAGAAGCCAGAAGTTGCGAGCGTTTCAAAGTACTATCAGAACATGTTGCAGATAATGAACTAGCTGCTTTTTACCATGAATTGATGATTTCTGAGGCTACACATTATACGCTTTTCATCGGCTTAGCCAGAAAATACGGTAAGGGTATTGATGTAGAAAAACGTTGGCAAGAATGGTTAGATTATGAGGGCGTCATCATCAAAAGCTACGGAAAAAGCGAAACTATACATGGATAA
- a CDS encoding T9SS type A sorting domain-containing protein, with translation MGATTGNPPYVVTSMLKSVQMPIISNIDANNLNGSSINVTSNMLAFYQSGSGAAPGDSGGPAIINVNNKPILIGASSWGLLPKDQKPTIYTRIKNYANWINLNTGVNFSHYSVSGPSQFCTTTTYQIPNLPSGATVTWNATGSISISGSNTANPVNMSKSIDGTGALTATVNTACGSFNLSKMINVGAPTLGMPSFTNLDNQNPYWCSNNSGNSFTIESNDLSSTYEARLLAYPSLNVYATNSNAYPGFDVFGYVPPGYYVFQLRATNACGTSAWVETEVESVYCTSDWESNNLNVYPNPAKETLTITYENTEGMQAFELSKTASEEKHLLLFDDKGKEVKKDMMKAGDTKLEWDIKNLPSGRYFLHIKEDKEVIKKQIIIKH, from the coding sequence ATGGGGGCTACAACAGGTAATCCGCCTTATGTTGTAACGTCTATGCTGAAAAGTGTTCAAATGCCTATAATATCTAATATTGATGCTAATAATTTGAATGGAAGTAGTATTAATGTTACCTCTAATATGTTAGCATTTTATCAGTCTGGTTCTGGTGCTGCTCCTGGGGATAGTGGCGGTCCTGCAATTATAAATGTTAATAATAAGCCTATTTTAATAGGTGCTTCTAGCTGGGGTTTATTACCTAAAGATCAGAAACCTACTATATATACAAGAATTAAAAATTATGCAAATTGGATTAATCTTAATACAGGTGTTAACTTTTCTCATTATTCAGTTTCAGGCCCTTCCCAATTCTGCACCACTACCACCTACCAAATCCCAAACTTACCTAGTGGTGCAACCGTAACATGGAATGCTACAGGTAGCATTAGCATTTCTGGTTCTAACACAGCAAACCCTGTAAATATGAGCAAATCTATAGACGGCACAGGAGCATTAACAGCAACGGTAAATACGGCATGTGGAAGTTTTAATTTGTCTAAAATGATTAACGTAGGAGCACCCACTTTAGGAATGCCTAGTTTTACAAATTTAGATAATCAAAACCCTTATTGGTGTTCAAATAATTCGGGTAATTCTTTTACTATAGAATCTAATGATCTTAGTTCTACATATGAAGCAAGGTTATTAGCATATCCATCTTTAAATGTATATGCTACCAATAGTAATGCTTATCCTGGATTTGATGTTTTTGGTTATGTTCCACCTGGTTATTATGTTTTTCAATTAAGAGCCACAAATGCTTGTGGTACATCAGCTTGGGTAGAAACAGAGGTAGAATCTGTTTATTGTACAAGCGATTGGGAAAGCAATAATTTAAATGTTTATCCAAACCCTGCTAAAGAAACCCTTACCATAACTTATGAAAATACAGAAGGAATGCAAGCTTTTGAACTATCAAAAACAGCATCAGAAGAAAAACACCTACTTCTTTTTGATGATAAGGGTAAGGAAGTTAAAAAGGATATGATGAAGGCAGGAGATACTAAATTGGAATGGGATATTAAAAACCTTCCAAGCGGTCGTTATTTTCTACATATAAAAGAAGACAAGGAAGTTATCAAAAAGCAAATCATCATCAAACATTAA
- the nadD gene encoding nicotinate (nicotinamide) nucleotide adenylyltransferase: MKIGLFFGSYNPIHTGHLVIANYMANHTPLDKVWLVVSPHNPLKDKKDLIQVYDRLEMAKIATEKSENISVSDIELKLPQPSYTIDTLTHLKDIYPEHDFVLIMGADNLKSLKKWKNYELILRDYHIYVYPRPGYVDEELSHHPSVTTTQTPLMEISSTFIRKAIKENKNVQYFLPEEVLEFIESKSLYK, from the coding sequence ATGAAAATTGGTTTATTTTTTGGCTCTTATAACCCTATCCATACCGGGCATTTGGTTATTGCCAATTATATGGCCAACCATACCCCTTTAGATAAAGTTTGGCTAGTAGTTTCTCCTCATAATCCTTTAAAGGATAAAAAAGACCTTATTCAGGTTTATGATAGGCTAGAAATGGCTAAAATAGCTACCGAGAAGAGCGAGAATATCAGCGTAAGCGATATAGAACTTAAACTACCGCAGCCATCTTATACCATAGATACGCTCACGCACTTAAAAGATATTTACCCAGAACATGATTTTGTGTTGATTATGGGTGCAGATAATCTGAAAAGCCTCAAGAAATGGAAAAATTATGAGCTTATTTTAAGAGATTATCATATTTATGTTTATCCAAGACCGGGTTATGTTGATGAAGAACTTAGCCATCATCCATCAGTAACCACTACCCAAACTCCGCTGATGGAAATCTCCTCTACTTTTATCAGAAAAGCCATTAAAGAAAATAAAAATGTACAGTATTTCTTACCAGAAGAAGTATTAGAGTTTATAGAGAGTAAAAGTTTGTATAAATAG
- a CDS encoding serine protease, whose protein sequence is MKKILFIAVILISIKLNSKAQTTNIVGGTIIDISNVPWQVSLKNISAGNQHFCGGSILSNTWILTAAHCVVGINANNLKVHAGSSNQTNLLEGQYIQASEIKIHPNYNPLTNDNDIALIRLSSPLSFNENVNLIEYANDCNLPDNYLDPGNIASLSGWGLQQVIRLML, encoded by the coding sequence ATGAAAAAAATTCTCTTTATAGCTGTAATTTTAATCTCAATAAAACTGAACTCTAAAGCTCAAACAACTAATATTGTAGGAGGAACTATTATAGATATTAGTAATGTTCCTTGGCAAGTATCTTTAAAAAATATTTCAGCTGGAAATCAACATTTTTGCGGAGGTTCAATTTTAAGTAATACTTGGATACTCACGGCTGCTCATTGTGTGGTAGGTATTAATGCCAATAATTTAAAAGTTCATGCAGGCTCTTCTAATCAGACTAACTTATTGGAAGGTCAATATATTCAAGCAAGTGAAATAAAGATACATCCTAACTATAATCCACTTACCAATGATAATGATATTGCGCTTATTAGATTATCCTCACCTCTTTCTTTCAACGAAAATGTCAATTTAATTGAATATGCAAATGATTGTAATTTACCGGATAATTATCTTGACCCCGGTAATATAGCTTCTTTAAGTGGATGGGGGCTACAACAGGTAATCCGCCTTATGTTGTAA
- a CDS encoding YicC/YloC family endoribonuclease has translation MLKSMTGYGSATKDLDSGKYTVEIKSLNSKFLELNLKLPKAYSEKEFFLRNECNKQIERGKVMLSINIESNNAGAKAATINQDLLKYYYQELKNTALELGENTNNLLSLAINLPEVVKYDENAVSEEEWNQVLATFQTALENFKKFRADEGEVLEKDLILRIENILTLLQKVEVDEPNRVPVFKERLNTYLADAVGKENIDNNRLEQEIIYYIDKFDITEEKVRLRSHCDYFIKTLKDKDANGKKLGFISQEIGREINTMGSKANDANIQRNVVSMKEELEKIKEQLLNVL, from the coding sequence ATGTTAAAATCAATGACTGGTTACGGATCGGCAACCAAAGATCTGGACAGCGGAAAATACACCGTAGAAATTAAGTCTCTTAATAGTAAGTTTTTAGAGCTTAACCTGAAATTACCAAAAGCCTATTCTGAAAAAGAATTTTTCCTAAGAAACGAGTGCAATAAGCAAATAGAAAGAGGTAAAGTAATGCTTTCTATCAATATAGAAAGTAATAATGCTGGTGCTAAAGCAGCCACCATCAACCAAGATTTATTGAAATATTATTATCAAGAGCTTAAAAATACCGCTTTAGAACTAGGTGAAAATACCAACAACTTGTTAAGCTTGGCTATCAACTTACCCGAAGTGGTAAAATATGATGAGAATGCTGTTTCTGAAGAAGAATGGAACCAGGTTTTAGCCACTTTTCAGACTGCTTTAGAGAATTTTAAAAAATTTAGAGCAGACGAAGGTGAAGTTTTAGAAAAAGATTTGATTTTACGTATCGAAAATATTTTAACGCTTTTACAAAAAGTTGAGGTAGATGAACCTAACCGCGTACCCGTTTTTAAAGAAAGATTAAACACTTATTTAGCAGATGCTGTTGGCAAAGAAAACATTGATAACAACAGGTTAGAGCAAGAAATTATCTATTATATAGATAAGTTTGACATCACAGAAGAAAAAGTAAGACTAAGAAGCCACTGCGATTATTTTATCAAAACTTTAAAAGATAAAGATGCTAATGGTAAAAAGTTAGGTTTTATCTCGCAAGAAATAGGCAGAGAAATTAATACCATGGGCTCTAAAGCTAATGATGCTAATATCCAAAGAAACGTGGTGAGCATGAAAGAAGAATTAGAGAAAATTAAAGAACAACTGTTAAACGTATTATAA